One window of Candidatus Hydrogenedentota bacterium genomic DNA carries:
- a CDS encoding DUF89 family protein, with product MNTALDCIPCLVRSALDASRLFTDDPAVHERIVREVLQTTAAMDLSIRPPLMAQRIHRRLRELTGNGDPYGPAKERFNALAAELLPALEAELDAAADPFNMAVRLAIAGNIIDLGPNLHLSEAHIRASLEQALATPLDGDSDAFRREIDAARDILYLADNAGEIYFDRPLLKRLPAGRVTVAVRGLPVLNDATLKDAREAGLHELARLMDNGSDAPGTVIEECSDAFRAAFENADLLIAKGQGNFETLIGCGRPVWYLFKAKCAVVAREVGKPLNTHLLMREPGKN from the coding sequence ATGAACACCGCCCTTGACTGCATCCCCTGCCTGGTGCGCAGCGCGCTCGACGCCTCCCGCCTCTTCACCGACGACCCGGCGGTCCACGAGCGCATCGTGCGCGAGGTGCTGCAAACCACCGCCGCCATGGACCTGTCCATCCGGCCGCCCCTCATGGCCCAGCGCATCCACCGCCGCCTGCGCGAGCTGACGGGCAACGGCGACCCCTACGGCCCCGCCAAGGAGCGGTTTAACGCCCTCGCCGCGGAGCTGCTGCCCGCGCTCGAGGCGGAGCTGGACGCCGCGGCCGACCCGTTCAACATGGCGGTCCGCCTGGCCATCGCGGGGAACATCATTGACCTGGGCCCCAACCTCCACCTGTCCGAGGCGCACATCCGCGCAAGCCTGGAGCAGGCCCTCGCCACCCCCCTCGACGGCGACTCGGACGCCTTCCGGCGGGAGATTGACGCCGCCCGCGACATCCTCTACCTCGCCGACAACGCGGGGGAGATCTACTTTGACCGGCCCCTGCTCAAGCGCCTGCCGGCGGGCCGGGTCACCGTGGCCGTGCGCGGCCTGCCCGTGCTCAACGACGCCACGCTGAAGGACGCCCGCGAGGCGGGGCTCCACGAGCTGGCCCGCCTCATGGACAACGGGTCCGACGCGCCCGGCACGGTGATTGAGGAGTGCAGCGACGCCTTCCGCGCGGCCTTCGAGAACGCCGACCTCCTCATCGCCAAGGGCCAGGGAAACTTCGAGACCCTCATCGGCTGCGGCCGCCCCGTGTGGTACCTCTTCAAGGCGAAATGCGCCGTCGTCGCCCGGGAAGTGGGAAAACCCCTGAACACCCACCTGCTGATGCGCGAGCCCGGGAAAAACTAA
- a CDS encoding aminotransferase class III-fold pyridoxal phosphate-dependent enzyme: MVAPIADANRSECSAMSYAISEYPDAGKIYGQIDALMKQPPVTLKRDAMKGWLDRLDRQCPKSRALVEEAKQFIPGGVQHNLSFNYPFPLVMDRAEGAYLYDVDGNQYIDFLQAGGPTVLGSNPPAVLEPVMELLRKCGPVTGLFHEFELKIAREINHHMPAVEMFRMLGSGTEAVMAAVRVARLATGKKRVIKIGGAYHGWSDQMVYSLKIPKSGRFEAHGIPRSCVKYTHEAAPNDLDSLERVLFCNRLRGGTAAVLIEPVGPESGTRPVDREYNAGVRRLCDKYRALLIFDEVVTGFRIGLGGAQGYFNVRPDLTVFGKVVAGGYPAAGGVGGRRDLILRMAAGLESGKKRAYVGGTLAANPLSAAAGYFAIQEIARTNACAVAGRAGDRLTKGLQKIIQDNGLPFAAYNQGSICHLETVAAMFIELNYLRILSVLKEIKTRKHAMEEYGAAYAAEGLVTLAGSRLYTSAADTDEVVDDALARFGRVLAQADVSAKGATT, translated from the coding sequence CGGACGCCAACCGATCGGAGTGCAGCGCCATGTCATACGCCATCTCGGAATACCCGGACGCCGGAAAAATCTACGGACAGATTGACGCCCTCATGAAGCAGCCCCCCGTCACGCTCAAGCGCGACGCCATGAAGGGCTGGCTCGACCGCCTCGACCGCCAGTGCCCGAAATCGCGCGCCCTGGTCGAGGAGGCCAAGCAGTTCATCCCCGGCGGCGTGCAGCACAACCTGTCGTTCAACTACCCCTTCCCTCTGGTGATGGACCGCGCCGAGGGGGCCTATCTGTACGACGTGGACGGCAACCAGTACATTGACTTCCTCCAGGCGGGCGGGCCGACGGTGCTGGGGTCGAACCCGCCGGCGGTGCTGGAGCCGGTCATGGAGCTGCTGCGCAAGTGCGGCCCCGTGACGGGGCTCTTCCACGAGTTCGAGCTGAAGATCGCGCGGGAGATCAACCACCACATGCCCGCCGTGGAGATGTTCCGCATGCTGGGCAGCGGCACGGAGGCGGTGATGGCGGCGGTGCGCGTGGCCCGGCTGGCCACGGGCAAAAAGCGGGTCATCAAGATCGGCGGCGCGTACCACGGCTGGTCGGACCAGATGGTGTACAGCCTGAAGATCCCGAAGTCCGGCCGCTTCGAGGCCCACGGCATCCCCCGGTCCTGCGTGAAGTACACGCACGAGGCCGCGCCGAACGACCTGGACAGCCTCGAGCGGGTGCTGTTCTGCAACCGCCTGCGCGGCGGCACGGCGGCGGTGCTCATCGAGCCCGTCGGCCCGGAAAGCGGCACGCGGCCCGTGGACAGGGAGTACAACGCGGGCGTGCGGCGGCTGTGCGACAAGTACCGCGCCCTGCTGATCTTCGACGAGGTGGTCACGGGGTTCCGCATCGGCCTGGGCGGCGCGCAGGGCTATTTCAACGTGCGGCCCGACCTGACGGTCTTCGGCAAGGTGGTGGCGGGGGGCTATCCCGCCGCGGGCGGCGTGGGCGGCCGGCGCGACCTGATCCTGCGCATGGCGGCGGGGCTCGAGAGCGGGAAGAAGCGGGCCTACGTCGGCGGCACGCTGGCGGCGAACCCCCTGAGCGCGGCGGCGGGCTACTTCGCCATCCAGGAGATTGCGCGCACCAACGCGTGCGCCGTGGCGGGCCGCGCGGGCGACCGGCTCACGAAGGGCCTTCAGAAGATCATCCAGGACAACGGGCTCCCCTTCGCGGCGTACAACCAGGGGTCCATCTGCCACCTGGAGACCGTGGCGGCCATGTTCATCGAGCTGAACTACCTGCGCATCCTGAGCGTGCTGAAGGAGATCAAGACCCGCAAGCACGCCATGGAGGAGTACGGCGCGGCCTACGCCGCCGAGGGGCTGGTCACGCTGGCGGGCAGCCGCCTCTACACCAGCGCGGCGGACACGGACGAGGTGGTTGACGACGCCCTCGCGCGCTTTGGGCGCGTGCTGGCGCAGGCGGACGTTTCGGCGAAGGGAGCAACGACATGA
- a CDS encoding DUF1559 domain-containing protein — translation MRRRGFTLIELLVVIAIIGILAAILLPALARARESARRASCQNNLKQLGLTLKMYANEAKGSFPTIDIFSCQDAFATGTDPSFVLNMMQVFPEYLSDPEATLCPSDPDGTDVATVFDEADNMAMVWGGSGMVNTTGVPNKEFYPCEYDNDNASYFYMGWALQYPGITDDPHIFPNTGGGQMALLNDAVAYFIAKGIDSTVMQSFSAAIQQMMTRMNDPALDALDPLDEDIDAGSVTVYRLREGIERFFITDINNPGASNMAQSTLSVMSDWVNSKTGKDDMQFNHLPGGSNVLFMDGHVEFLRYPNVWPVSPLFAGIIAG, via the coding sequence ATGCGCAGACGTGGATTTACCTTGATTGAGCTGCTGGTGGTCATCGCGATCATCGGCATCCTGGCGGCGATCCTGCTGCCGGCGCTGGCGCGCGCGCGCGAGTCGGCACGGCGGGCAAGCTGCCAGAACAACCTGAAACAGCTCGGGCTCACCCTGAAGATGTACGCGAATGAGGCCAAGGGCTCGTTCCCCACGATTGACATCTTCTCGTGTCAGGACGCATTTGCGACGGGCACGGACCCCTCCTTCGTGCTGAACATGATGCAGGTGTTCCCCGAGTACCTGAGCGATCCCGAGGCGACGCTGTGCCCCTCCGACCCGGACGGGACGGACGTGGCGACGGTGTTTGACGAGGCGGACAACATGGCGATGGTGTGGGGCGGCAGCGGCATGGTCAACACGACCGGCGTCCCCAACAAGGAGTTCTACCCCTGCGAGTATGACAACGACAATGCCAGCTACTTCTACATGGGCTGGGCGCTGCAGTACCCGGGCATCACGGACGACCCGCACATCTTCCCGAACACCGGGGGGGGGCAGATGGCCCTGCTCAACGATGCGGTGGCCTACTTCATCGCCAAGGGCATTGACTCCACCGTGATGCAGTCGTTTTCCGCGGCGATTCAGCAAATGATGACGCGCATGAACGACCCGGCGCTGGACGCCCTCGACCCGCTGGACGAGGACATCGACGCCGGCAGCGTGACGGTGTACCGCCTGCGCGAGGGCATCGAGCGCTTCTTCATCACGGACATCAACAATCCCGGCGCGAGCAACATGGCGCAGAGCACCCTCAGCGTCATGAGCGACTGGGTCAACTCCAAGACCGGCAAGGACGACATGCAGTTCAACCACCTGCCGGGCGGCTCGAACGTGCTGTTCATGGACGGCCATGTCGAGTTCCTGCGCTACCCGAACGTGTGGCCCGTGAGCCCGCTGTTCGCGGGCATCATCGCCGGCTGA
- a CDS encoding class II aldolase/adducin family protein, translated as MSDIGAAREAVRQMGLRLVETGLVVGTWGNVSVRVGDKMVVTPSGADYAALAAEDMPVVDLATGEWEGPKPSSERDLHRTVYLERREINAVIHAHSPNASTLAAARRELPPILDDVAQLIGPSVRVADYALPSTKKIVRVTMKALQGRMAALMANHGAVCLGRSLDEALLCCQVLEKGCKAFIEAEFLGGAKGINKFEAWVMHQVFLKKYSKQWEKK; from the coding sequence ATGAGCGACATCGGCGCGGCAAGGGAGGCGGTCCGGCAGATGGGCCTGCGGCTCGTGGAGACGGGCCTGGTCGTGGGCACCTGGGGCAATGTGAGCGTCCGCGTGGGCGACAAGATGGTGGTCACGCCCAGCGGCGCGGACTACGCCGCCCTCGCGGCGGAGGACATGCCGGTGGTGGACCTCGCCACGGGGGAATGGGAGGGGCCCAAGCCCTCCAGCGAGCGCGACCTGCACCGCACGGTCTACCTGGAGCGCAGGGAGATCAACGCGGTCATCCACGCGCACTCGCCCAACGCCTCCACGCTGGCCGCCGCGCGGCGGGAGCTGCCGCCGATCCTGGACGACGTCGCCCAGCTCATCGGCCCCAGCGTGCGCGTGGCGGACTACGCCCTGCCGAGCACGAAAAAGATTGTCCGCGTGACCATGAAGGCCCTCCAGGGGCGCATGGCGGCGCTCATGGCGAACCACGGCGCGGTCTGCCTGGGCCGCTCGCTGGACGAGGCGCTGCTGTGCTGCCAGGTGCTGGAGAAGGGCTGCAAGGCCTTCATCGAGGCGGAGTTCCTCGGCGGCGCGAAGGGCATCAACAAGTTTGAGGCGTGGGTCATGCACCAGGTCTTCCTGAAAAAATACTCCAAGCAGTGGGAGAAAAAGTGA
- a CDS encoding carbohydrate kinase, protein MDAPLVIGYDVGTTGAKTCLFRLGERLELLGRAVREYPLHITPEGGSEQDPDDWWRALAEGTAAVLRDCGVPPAAVRAVSFSAGMQSFVPVDASGRALRRGMTYMDQRGGAQCARILRRFPAVSGIHAPLLAASLPLAGGVSASVKDPVWKYLWMRECEPELFARLAWWLDIRDYLALRCTGRPAMTDDGAHATFLYDTRGGGRGWSGLLCRMHGVNPAHLPPVVKAAETAGALTAEAARDLGLEPGIAVVNGGGDLTMQALGAGCVEPGDTHVYIGTSGWVAAVLTRRTLDITHFMASILGARPGHYNYIGEQETSGKCLEWVRDHIALDEIGVYLSKRPMTEDPDTRHTTLLEYLGQVVGEAPPGAGGVIFTPWLHGNRSPFEDPNARGMFFNLSLDTGKRRLIRAVVEGILYQKRWYLECMARKFPINDPLRFVGGGALSSVTAQMLADITGRTVAVVENPQNAGAAGAAACCGLALGVYPDFPAVARSVRITRTHTPDPTHRAVYDRNYAVFKRLHADNRKSFARLNGNG, encoded by the coding sequence ATGGACGCCCCCCTCGTCATCGGCTACGATGTCGGCACGACGGGCGCGAAGACCTGCCTTTTCCGCCTGGGGGAACGCCTGGAGCTGCTGGGCCGCGCCGTGCGCGAGTACCCCCTCCACATCACCCCCGAAGGCGGGTCGGAGCAGGACCCCGACGACTGGTGGCGCGCCCTGGCCGAGGGCACCGCGGCGGTCCTGCGGGACTGCGGCGTCCCCCCGGCCGCCGTGCGCGCCGTCTCCTTCTCGGCCGGCATGCAGAGCTTCGTGCCCGTGGACGCGTCGGGCCGCGCCCTGCGGCGGGGCATGACCTACATGGACCAGCGCGGCGGCGCGCAGTGCGCCCGCATCCTGCGGCGCTTCCCCGCCGTGAGCGGCATTCACGCGCCCCTGCTCGCCGCGTCGCTCCCCCTGGCGGGCGGCGTGTCGGCGAGCGTGAAGGACCCCGTCTGGAAGTACCTGTGGATGCGCGAGTGCGAGCCGGAGCTCTTCGCGCGGCTGGCGTGGTGGCTCGACATCCGCGACTACCTCGCCCTGCGCTGCACGGGCCGCCCCGCCATGACGGACGACGGCGCCCACGCCACCTTCCTCTACGACACGCGCGGGGGCGGCCGCGGCTGGAGCGGCCTGCTCTGCCGGATGCACGGCGTGAACCCGGCGCACCTGCCCCCGGTGGTGAAGGCGGCGGAGACGGCGGGCGCCCTCACGGCGGAGGCGGCCCGCGACCTCGGCCTGGAGCCGGGCATCGCCGTGGTGAACGGCGGCGGCGACCTGACCATGCAGGCCCTGGGCGCGGGGTGCGTGGAGCCCGGGGACACGCACGTCTACATCGGCACCTCCGGGTGGGTGGCCGCCGTGCTCACGCGCCGCACCCTGGACATCACGCACTTCATGGCGTCCATCCTCGGCGCGCGGCCGGGCCACTACAACTACATCGGCGAGCAGGAAACCTCGGGCAAGTGCCTGGAGTGGGTGCGCGACCACATCGCCCTCGACGAGATCGGGGTCTACCTCTCCAAGCGTCCCATGACCGAGGACCCCGACACGCGCCACACCACGCTGCTGGAGTACCTCGGACAGGTGGTCGGCGAGGCCCCGCCCGGCGCGGGCGGCGTGATCTTCACCCCCTGGCTCCACGGCAACCGGTCTCCCTTCGAGGACCCCAACGCGCGCGGCATGTTCTTTAACCTCAGCCTGGACACGGGAAAGCGGAGGCTCATCCGCGCGGTGGTCGAGGGCATCCTCTACCAGAAACGCTGGTATCTGGAGTGCATGGCGCGGAAGTTCCCCATCAACGACCCGCTGCGCTTCGTGGGCGGCGGCGCGCTCTCGTCCGTCACGGCGCAAATGCTCGCCGACATCACGGGCCGCACCGTCGCCGTGGTGGAGAACCCGCAGAACGCCGGCGCCGCGGGCGCCGCCGCCTGCTGCGGCCTGGCCCTGGGCGTCTACCCCGACTTCCCGGCGGTCGCCCGGTCCGTGCGGATCACGCGCACCCACACGCCCGACCCGACTCACCGCGCGGTCTACGACCGCAACTACGCGGTGTTCAAACGGCTCCACGCCGACAACCGGAAGAGTTTCGCGCGGCTCAACGGCAACGGCTGA